A window of Pirellula sp. SH-Sr6A contains these coding sequences:
- a CDS encoding transaldolase family protein — MTNAPIASLIEAGTKLYLDSIDPALVVQNIAWGAVGATSNPIIVSGLVRSGRFDDLIRSFIAEGQDDETICWRVTDRLVRDAQEAFLPVWKKTGGNAGWVSFELDPLLEDPILGMSHDTRVARYIELGKKWSQGHENRMIKVPATPAGIDALEELAAHGVTLNVTLIFTRRQYEQARDAVWRGAKRRTQLDRFKSVYSIFVSRIDQYTSEKCRQLSAQAQGEYGILNAKRIWQHNQSFWSQHSTPLEQEIIFASTGTKNPSDVPWKYVSALAGSDIQTNPPETNMAVAASQERFVSRVAASVAPEIQQELDAAVDVEDLEKTLMEQGIAKFVAPQKQLLATIAEKRTAL, encoded by the coding sequence ATGACCAATGCACCAATCGCATCGCTGATCGAAGCTGGGACCAAGCTTTATCTGGACTCAATCGACCCTGCCCTCGTCGTGCAAAACATCGCGTGGGGGGCCGTTGGCGCGACCAGCAATCCGATTATCGTTTCAGGGTTAGTTCGTTCAGGACGATTCGATGACTTGATCCGATCCTTTATAGCAGAAGGACAAGATGACGAGACGATCTGCTGGCGAGTGACCGATCGATTGGTTCGCGATGCCCAAGAGGCGTTCTTGCCCGTCTGGAAAAAGACGGGCGGCAACGCGGGTTGGGTGAGTTTTGAACTAGATCCGCTTTTGGAAGACCCAATCTTGGGGATGTCGCACGATACTCGGGTAGCGCGTTATATCGAACTGGGAAAAAAGTGGTCGCAGGGACACGAGAATCGCATGATCAAAGTTCCAGCCACACCAGCGGGTATCGACGCGTTGGAAGAGTTGGCTGCCCATGGCGTGACATTGAACGTGACGCTGATTTTCACTCGTCGGCAGTATGAGCAGGCGCGAGACGCTGTTTGGCGCGGTGCGAAAAGGCGTACTCAATTGGATCGATTCAAGAGTGTCTACAGCATCTTCGTTTCACGAATCGACCAGTACACGTCCGAAAAGTGCCGTCAACTATCCGCCCAAGCCCAGGGGGAGTATGGAATCCTCAATGCGAAACGTATTTGGCAACACAACCAGTCGTTCTGGAGCCAACATTCCACGCCACTGGAGCAGGAGATCATCTTTGCCAGCACCGGCACAAAGAATCCATCCGATGTTCCTTGGAAGTATGTCTCGGCGTTAGCGGGATCGGATATTCAAACCAATCCACCCGAGACCAATATGGCGGTAGCTGCGAGCCAGGAACGATTTGTTTCCCGCGTTGCGGCTTCGGTTGCTCCCGAGATTCAACAGGAGCTCGATGCCGCCGTGGACGTGGAAGATTTGGAGAAGACGCTCATGGAACAAGGAATTGCCAAGTTCGTGGCTCCCCAGAAGCAACTCCTCGCAACGATCGCGGAGAAGCGTACGGCGCTGTGA
- a CDS encoding SDR family NAD(P)-dependent oxidoreductase: MKRNDSGDGVPNADLAKPVAWVTGSGAKRVGHSIAHAFALAGYRIVLHANQSIESANAYADELQSRGTDALVVQGPVNDPEFAPRAVQQIVERFGRLDVLVNSAAIWDWTTFEEISEGDIRRQFEVNTLGTFLCSRSAGLHMATQPSGGAILLIGDWAVHRPYCHFAPYFVGKGSIETMTRSLAVELATRNPSIRVNAILPGPVMLDASISADAAERIRQQSLLKRHGTPSDVANAAVFLAQQPFITGVALPVDGGRSIYSGDQWDAVAHPTFSQLQNP, encoded by the coding sequence TTGAAACGGAATGACTCGGGGGATGGAGTGCCGAATGCCGATTTAGCGAAACCGGTCGCTTGGGTGACGGGCAGCGGTGCGAAACGTGTTGGTCATTCGATTGCGCACGCGTTCGCCCTCGCAGGTTACCGGATCGTTCTCCATGCCAATCAATCGATCGAATCAGCCAACGCGTACGCAGACGAGCTGCAATCGCGAGGAACTGACGCACTGGTGGTGCAAGGACCTGTAAACGATCCAGAGTTTGCCCCACGAGCCGTACAGCAAATAGTCGAACGCTTTGGGCGGCTCGACGTCCTCGTGAATTCGGCCGCAATCTGGGACTGGACAACTTTCGAGGAGATCTCGGAAGGAGACATTCGCCGGCAATTCGAAGTCAACACATTGGGAACTTTCCTCTGCTCCCGGTCTGCAGGGTTGCACATGGCCACGCAACCCTCGGGAGGGGCAATTCTGCTCATCGGAGATTGGGCGGTGCATCGCCCCTACTGTCATTTTGCACCTTATTTCGTCGGAAAGGGAAGCATCGAAACCATGACCCGCTCCCTCGCCGTGGAATTGGCAACGCGCAATCCTAGTATTCGCGTCAACGCTATCTTGCCCGGTCCCGTCATGCTGGACGCGAGTATCTCCGCGGACGCGGCAGAAAGAATTCGTCAACAAAGTTTGCTGAAACGCCATGGCACCCCAAGCGATGTCGCGAATGCAGCGGTCTTTCTCGCGCAGCAACCCTTCATCACGGGCGTCGCCCTACCCGTCGATGGAGGGCGATCGATCTACTCCGGCGACCAATGGGACGCCGTCGCTCATCCGACCTTTTCCCAGCTTCAAAACCCATAA
- a CDS encoding tetratricopeptide repeat protein, translating into MNRITFIALLGCLLSLGVGCKMSAPIYTWQAAMVPRPGPVKVAVGPVGIASRAQRTSDLLNADLQEAASKLQFALQSTEPDQAANLLAIHPPELERVSLIQLVSYDAQPNDSATIGAARTVGADFILQGNIVNAKLKQDEAPKRKTLKTMLFGEKKIPEYVVTHWTITDVASGQRVAEKTLHFDLPSAEKRYFDLGYHIPGNDGRVLMASSRAAWELVASTPVRTEAMLDLPWFWIGSSQVRKGNGFAKQGRWDLAEREWQEVADRHPTNKAAWTNLSIAAAAKEDFELARNRVRHSDTYWPGDSTFKTKLWIEKHQREYHQAFGIAPPPDGWEFPDATIATHDGLPDSKDIYR; encoded by the coding sequence ATGAATCGAATTACATTCATTGCTCTCCTCGGTTGCTTGCTCTCGTTAGGCGTTGGCTGCAAGATGTCGGCACCTATCTACACGTGGCAGGCCGCAATGGTCCCTCGTCCGGGCCCAGTGAAGGTAGCGGTCGGCCCAGTGGGAATCGCATCGCGCGCACAACGAACGAGCGATTTGCTCAACGCAGACCTTCAAGAAGCTGCATCGAAACTGCAGTTCGCTCTGCAATCAACCGAACCAGATCAAGCTGCCAATCTTCTCGCGATCCATCCGCCCGAATTGGAGCGAGTGAGCTTGATCCAACTCGTATCCTATGACGCTCAGCCCAACGATTCCGCGACCATTGGCGCTGCGAGAACGGTAGGAGCCGACTTTATCTTGCAGGGGAACATCGTCAATGCGAAGCTAAAACAAGACGAAGCACCGAAGCGCAAAACACTGAAGACCATGCTTTTCGGCGAAAAGAAGATTCCCGAGTATGTCGTGACTCATTGGACTATTACCGACGTCGCATCGGGACAACGGGTTGCGGAAAAAACGCTCCACTTCGATTTACCATCCGCGGAGAAGCGGTACTTTGATCTGGGATACCATATTCCAGGTAACGACGGCCGAGTTTTGATGGCATCATCGCGCGCTGCCTGGGAATTGGTGGCCTCCACTCCCGTTCGCACCGAAGCGATGCTCGATCTTCCGTGGTTTTGGATCGGCTCATCGCAAGTGCGCAAAGGAAATGGGTTTGCCAAGCAAGGACGATGGGATCTCGCAGAACGGGAATGGCAGGAGGTAGCCGATCGCCATCCCACCAACAAAGCAGCTTGGACGAATCTCTCCATCGCTGCAGCTGCTAAAGAAGATTTCGAATTAGCGAGAAATCGTGTCCGACATTCTGACACATATTGGCCGGGTGACTCGACATTCAAAACAAAATTGTGGATAGAAAAGCATCAGCGAGAATACCATCAGGCGTTTGGGATCGCACCGCCTCCGGACGGGTGGGAGTTCCCCGATGCGACCATTGCGACTCACGATGGCTTGCCCGATTCAAAAGACATTTATCGATAA
- a CDS encoding serine/threonine protein kinase yields the protein MVSWLTGYFKHSNRQDKSLRGNLTFGQTTFSKTFRSTGQFFRQHLWIWPLVAFVILATLGYFVNRSIKHSIEGSLQSELSTLLHVERSMMEKWFQNQESNAISLASLPGVRTAVLQMLDHHEAIAAGKGIGAGEKPRSEEIDEWNGKLKQLLLPGMSAHHFVGYIVVDREQRVIAAQTKELIGQVVPQYSTFLNTVMEGESTVSVPFPSAVLLRDPNGVLRAEVPTMFALSPVRNEDFQTVACIGFRIRPEREFTEILQLGQMGESGETYAVDKNGLMVSNSRFDEQLIISGLIPDREGAVSILNVQARDPGGSLIDGYRPKVRRGDLPFTFACTSALEGKTGVSLEGHRNYRGVPAVSAWTWLPKYDMGIITEIDAKEAFQPLSILRWVFFSLFFLLILTAVAIFVFTLVVARMQQEAREAAIEAKELGQYRLETLLGTGAMGVVYKGHHSMMRRPTAIKLLKSENVSPSAIERFEHEVQITCQLNNPHTIAIYDYGRTPEGVFYYAMEFLDGINLQSLVDRYGPQPAGRVVEILKQICSSLYEAHSLGLVHRDIKPANIMLNRRGGECDVVKVLDFGLVRSLEEDSHGESSKAMTGTPMYMSPEAIQNPKSIDVRSDIYSLGAVGYFLLTGQSLFQATSLGELFQHHIDSVPLPPSQRNGVSVDPQLEGAIMACLEKSRANRPQTAKDLAIKLELVAANDDWCREKAEAWWLQHERESRHERDVSHGDDVQRSSWPSAPSSPVANGGPVAPSAKTVSGFETTMVHGESE from the coding sequence ATGGTTTCGTGGTTAACTGGTTACTTCAAGCATTCGAATCGGCAAGACAAGAGTCTTCGTGGCAATTTGACTTTTGGCCAGACCACGTTTTCCAAGACGTTCCGCTCGACGGGTCAGTTCTTTCGCCAGCATTTGTGGATTTGGCCGCTGGTTGCGTTCGTCATCTTGGCGACCCTGGGATACTTTGTGAATCGTTCCATCAAGCACTCCATTGAGGGGAGTCTTCAATCCGAACTATCCACGTTACTGCACGTCGAGAGATCGATGATGGAAAAGTGGTTTCAAAATCAGGAGTCCAACGCGATCTCTCTGGCGAGTCTTCCTGGCGTGAGAACTGCCGTGCTCCAAATGTTGGATCACCACGAAGCGATCGCAGCAGGCAAGGGGATCGGGGCAGGTGAAAAACCTCGGTCGGAGGAAATTGACGAATGGAATGGAAAGCTAAAGCAACTCTTGTTACCCGGCATGTCGGCACATCATTTCGTCGGGTACATCGTCGTTGATCGCGAACAGCGCGTGATCGCCGCGCAAACAAAAGAGCTCATCGGACAAGTTGTCCCGCAATACTCCACATTTCTAAACACAGTTATGGAGGGAGAATCGACCGTAAGTGTCCCGTTTCCGAGTGCCGTGCTCTTGCGAGATCCGAACGGAGTCTTGCGAGCCGAGGTGCCGACTATGTTTGCATTGTCCCCGGTCCGAAACGAGGACTTTCAAACGGTGGCATGCATCGGATTCCGTATTCGGCCCGAACGGGAGTTCACGGAAATTCTTCAGCTGGGGCAGATGGGAGAGTCTGGGGAGACGTACGCGGTCGACAAGAATGGGTTGATGGTATCGAACAGTCGTTTCGACGAGCAATTGATCATATCTGGCTTGATTCCAGACCGGGAGGGAGCTGTATCGATATTAAATGTTCAAGCTCGCGACCCAGGTGGGAGTCTGATCGATGGATACCGCCCTAAAGTAAGACGAGGGGATTTACCTTTTACGTTTGCATGCACCTCTGCGCTAGAAGGCAAAACGGGTGTCAGTCTCGAAGGACATCGCAATTATCGTGGTGTTCCCGCTGTATCCGCTTGGACGTGGTTACCCAAATACGATATGGGAATCATCACGGAAATCGATGCGAAAGAAGCCTTTCAGCCACTCAGTATTTTGCGCTGGGTATTCTTTTCATTGTTCTTTCTTCTCATTCTCACCGCGGTGGCTATTTTTGTCTTCACCTTGGTCGTCGCCCGAATGCAACAGGAAGCTCGGGAAGCGGCGATCGAAGCAAAGGAGTTGGGGCAGTATCGTTTAGAGACGCTACTGGGTACCGGGGCAATGGGAGTGGTATACAAGGGGCATCATTCCATGATGCGCCGTCCCACGGCGATCAAACTATTGAAGTCGGAAAATGTGAGCCCATCAGCTATCGAACGGTTCGAGCATGAAGTTCAAATCACATGTCAGTTAAACAATCCCCATACCATCGCGATTTATGACTATGGGCGAACACCCGAGGGAGTTTTCTATTATGCAATGGAGTTCCTCGATGGGATTAATCTCCAGTCGCTCGTTGATCGCTATGGCCCCCAGCCGGCGGGACGTGTTGTGGAAATACTCAAGCAGATTTGCAGTTCACTTTATGAAGCCCATTCATTGGGGCTGGTTCACCGTGACATCAAGCCTGCGAACATCATGCTGAACCGAAGAGGTGGTGAATGCGATGTGGTGAAGGTTCTTGATTTTGGTCTGGTAAGGTCGCTCGAGGAAGATTCACATGGAGAGTCGAGCAAAGCAATGACGGGTACTCCCATGTACATGTCTCCCGAGGCGATCCAGAATCCCAAGTCGATTGACGTTCGAAGCGATATCTATTCGCTGGGAGCGGTAGGGTATTTTTTGCTGACTGGACAGTCTCTCTTTCAGGCCACCTCGCTTGGCGAGCTTTTCCAGCATCATATCGATTCGGTTCCACTCCCACCTTCCCAGCGGAACGGGGTTTCCGTCGACCCGCAATTAGAAGGCGCAATAATGGCTTGTCTGGAAAAGAGTCGAGCCAATCGTCCTCAGACGGCCAAAGACTTGGCGATCAAACTCGAACTGGTCGCAGCGAACGACGATTGGTGTCGAGAGAAGGCGGAGGCTTGGTGGTTGCAACATGAACGGGAAAGTCGTCACGAACGCGACGTGTCGCACGGAGACGATGTACAACGAAGTTCTTGGCCGAGTGCACCAAGCAGTCCTGTCGCGAACGGGGGGCCGGTGGCTCCCAGTGCGAAAACGGTCTCAGGGTTTGAGACAACGATGGTCCATGGCGAATCAGAGTGA
- a CDS encoding alpha-amylase family protein gives MITSTDPLSLDLALEAELSLRRLARRLDAFWMRLRVEETNIVRVEFEERLQEYWSTLFQLLFELYGSRYDFIYHLECTLEILIEAWVSRDPALQKVDRQRINHPDWFESERIVGGALYVDLFSENLGKLRQCIPYFQELGITYLHLMPLFAVRPGNNDGGYAISNYRSVDPRLGTIDDLKALAADLREAGICLVLDFVFNHTSDDHQWARAAQGGDREFEQYYYIFPNAEIPSQYERTLREIFPAVRRGNFTRHDGMGKYVWTTFNSFQWDLNYSNPSVFNAMLNEMLFIANTGVDILRLDAVAFIWKQMGTSCENLPQAHTLVRAYNLCARIATPGLLFKSEAIVHPDEVVRYIDPMECQISYNPTLMALLWESLATRKTDLLVRSLSHRHRLPSGTAWVNYLRCHDDIGWTFDDADATAIGINAYDHRQFLNAFYTGQFPGSFAHGIPFQHDVKTGDMRISGTLASLAGLEQAIERNDERLKELAIRRMLLLQGLTLSIGGIPLLYMGEEWATLNDYDFVKDPAKAGDTRWVHRPKMRWEYVQELDESMSQDTSLRKRVFRSLQRMIRLRKANPAFAAQEMELMQQPNSHLFAFVRRHLGNQTIVIANFSEDAQTMSGNVLRTFGFGRFFRDQLTDRTIGTSESISIDPLQLMWLVRA, from the coding sequence ATGATCACATCGACTGACCCGCTATCCCTCGACCTAGCCTTGGAGGCTGAACTGTCCTTGAGGCGATTGGCACGGCGATTGGATGCGTTTTGGATGCGATTGAGGGTCGAAGAGACGAACATCGTCCGAGTGGAGTTCGAGGAACGCCTCCAGGAATACTGGTCGACATTGTTTCAACTGTTGTTCGAGCTCTATGGATCTCGATATGACTTTATCTATCATTTGGAATGTACCCTAGAGATTCTGATTGAAGCGTGGGTTTCTCGCGATCCAGCTCTTCAGAAAGTGGATCGCCAAAGGATCAATCACCCCGATTGGTTTGAGAGCGAGCGCATCGTAGGAGGCGCGCTGTACGTCGATTTATTCAGCGAAAATCTTGGCAAACTGAGGCAGTGTATACCCTACTTTCAGGAGCTTGGGATTACCTATCTGCACCTGATGCCTCTCTTCGCCGTTCGACCGGGAAACAACGACGGTGGTTATGCGATCAGCAATTACCGATCGGTAGATCCTCGCCTCGGCACGATTGACGATCTCAAGGCATTGGCCGCAGACTTGCGCGAAGCAGGTATATGCCTCGTTCTTGACTTTGTATTCAACCACACTTCCGATGATCATCAATGGGCGCGTGCCGCACAGGGAGGAGATAGAGAGTTTGAACAGTACTACTACATCTTTCCTAACGCAGAGATCCCCAGTCAGTATGAACGGACCTTGCGAGAGATATTCCCTGCCGTGCGCCGTGGTAATTTCACGCGTCATGATGGAATGGGAAAATATGTCTGGACGACATTCAACAGCTTCCAGTGGGATCTCAATTACAGCAATCCGAGCGTATTCAACGCGATGCTGAATGAAATGCTATTCATTGCGAACACAGGGGTGGACATTCTGCGGCTGGATGCCGTCGCCTTTATCTGGAAGCAAATGGGAACAAGTTGCGAAAACTTGCCGCAAGCCCACACATTGGTTCGCGCGTACAATCTTTGTGCTCGAATCGCAACACCTGGATTGTTATTCAAGTCGGAGGCTATCGTTCATCCCGATGAGGTCGTGCGATATATCGATCCGATGGAATGCCAGATTTCTTATAATCCTACTTTGATGGCATTGCTGTGGGAGTCACTTGCAACTCGCAAGACGGATCTACTGGTACGATCTCTCAGCCATCGTCATCGCCTACCATCTGGAACGGCATGGGTCAATTATCTTCGATGTCACGACGATATCGGATGGACGTTTGACGATGCCGATGCAACGGCCATCGGTATCAACGCTTACGACCACCGACAGTTCCTCAACGCCTTTTATACCGGTCAGTTTCCTGGTTCGTTTGCCCACGGAATTCCTTTTCAGCACGATGTGAAGACGGGAGACATGCGGATCAGCGGTACGCTCGCATCGCTCGCGGGACTCGAACAAGCCATCGAACGAAACGACGAACGTCTCAAGGAATTGGCCATCCGACGGATGTTACTTTTGCAGGGACTGACGCTCAGCATTGGAGGCATCCCTCTCTTGTATATGGGTGAGGAGTGGGCGACGTTGAACGACTACGATTTTGTGAAAGACCCTGCGAAGGCGGGAGATACACGCTGGGTCCATCGCCCCAAGATGCGTTGGGAATACGTGCAGGAACTCGATGAATCAATGAGTCAGGATACGTCGCTCCGAAAACGCGTTTTCCGTTCATTGCAACGTATGATCCGGCTTCGGAAGGCAAATCCGGCGTTTGCGGCCCAGGAAATGGAATTGATGCAGCAACCCAATTCTCATCTTTTCGCGTTTGTTCGACGTCACTTGGGAAATCAGACGATCGTCATCGCGAATTTTTCCGAGGACGCGCAAACCATGTCGGGCAATGTACTACGAACGTTTGGATTCGGACGTTTTTTTCGAGACCAGTTGACCGACCGAACCATCGGTACTTCGGAGTCCATTTCGATCGATCCCCTTCAATTGATGTGGTTGGTGAGAGCTTAA
- a CDS encoding HAD-IIB family hydrolase encodes MTKLEQVKISLISLHGLIRAHDPELGRDADTGGQVKYVLELAAELSRHPQVREVELITRQIIDPRVGPEYGIVEEPITERAKIIRIPFGPQRYLRKELLWPYIELFVDQVLAHFKRTGLPDILHGHYADAGLAGAQLARLLHIPYVFTGHSLGRVKRERLSVNAKDLEQLDKKYHFKPRIEAEEIALETATMVVTSTNQEVDAQYAVYDHYVPGRMEVIPPGVDLHLFSPPTEAWETPAIDARIRAFLREPEKPMILAMSRPDERKNIPTLVRVFGESRELRERANLVLILGTRSDLDSLPSSQQDVFLELLTLIDMYDLYGQVAYPKWHSPNEVPDLYRLAVHRRGLFINPALTEPFGLTLLEAAATGLPVVATNDGGPRDILANCQNGLLIDPLDQKNIEKSLLRVLTEPVPWQEWSENGIRGVHQHYTWKQHADRYLRDLADILENSPSPVLCKLSANRRLPSFDRLLITDLDNTLTGDDDALRELVDRVCNLDYVGFGIATGRPLKSALELIESLRLPRPDLIQSDAGTQLHYGKGLAPDVSWQKQIGYAWRPDEVRSILDAQPGLSLQPDEHQSHYKVSYLWDSKNAPSIAKIKKILREAGVRAKVLLSLGMYLDVIPVRGGSDLSLRHVLWKWGFSPENVLVAGDSGNDEGMLTGRTLGVVVSNYSSELERLRNRPRIYFASAPHARGILEGVDYYHFLDQIVIPNDHID; translated from the coding sequence ATGACGAAACTTGAGCAAGTTAAGATTTCACTGATAAGTTTGCATGGCTTGATTCGAGCGCACGATCCCGAGTTGGGACGGGATGCAGACACCGGTGGCCAAGTGAAGTACGTATTGGAGTTAGCTGCAGAGCTTTCTCGACATCCACAAGTGCGCGAAGTGGAATTGATCACGCGACAAATTATCGATCCGCGCGTGGGCCCCGAATATGGGATAGTAGAAGAACCGATAACGGAACGCGCTAAGATCATTCGAATTCCGTTTGGACCTCAGCGGTATCTGCGTAAAGAGTTGTTATGGCCGTATATAGAACTGTTTGTGGATCAAGTTCTCGCCCATTTCAAACGAACAGGATTGCCAGACATCCTTCATGGTCACTATGCAGATGCGGGGCTTGCTGGGGCTCAGCTCGCGAGGCTTTTGCATATCCCCTATGTTTTTACCGGGCATTCCCTTGGACGTGTCAAGCGTGAGAGACTGTCGGTAAATGCGAAAGACTTGGAACAACTCGACAAAAAGTACCACTTCAAACCTCGTATCGAGGCGGAAGAGATAGCCCTCGAAACTGCGACCATGGTGGTCACGAGCACCAATCAAGAGGTCGACGCGCAATATGCGGTGTACGATCATTATGTACCAGGTCGCATGGAGGTTATCCCGCCTGGAGTCGATCTTCATCTGTTCTCGCCACCTACCGAAGCGTGGGAAACTCCTGCGATCGATGCTAGGATTCGCGCATTCCTTCGCGAGCCTGAGAAGCCTATGATTTTGGCGATGTCACGACCGGATGAGCGAAAGAACATCCCCACGCTGGTGCGAGTATTTGGTGAAAGTCGGGAGCTGAGAGAGCGTGCGAATCTGGTCTTGATCCTAGGCACCCGAAGCGATCTCGACAGTCTTCCGTCGAGTCAACAAGATGTGTTCCTAGAGCTTTTAACACTCATCGACATGTACGATCTCTACGGACAAGTTGCCTATCCGAAATGGCACTCACCGAATGAGGTTCCAGACCTTTATCGGCTAGCAGTCCATCGTCGCGGATTATTCATCAATCCAGCGCTCACAGAACCATTCGGCCTCACGTTGCTCGAAGCGGCTGCGACGGGATTGCCAGTCGTCGCGACGAATGATGGCGGTCCCAGGGACATTCTTGCCAATTGTCAAAACGGTTTGTTGATCGATCCTCTCGACCAGAAGAATATCGAGAAATCGCTGCTCCGGGTATTAACCGAGCCTGTTCCATGGCAGGAATGGTCCGAGAACGGAATCCGTGGAGTTCATCAACACTACACCTGGAAACAACACGCAGATCGATATCTGAGAGATTTGGCAGACATACTCGAGAACTCACCATCCCCGGTCTTATGCAAACTCTCCGCCAATCGACGTCTCCCGAGTTTTGATCGTTTGTTGATTACCGATTTGGACAATACGCTAACAGGTGACGACGATGCGCTGCGTGAATTGGTCGATCGGGTTTGCAATCTGGATTATGTCGGTTTTGGAATTGCCACCGGCCGTCCCTTGAAGAGCGCGTTGGAGTTGATCGAATCGTTAAGGCTCCCAAGGCCCGATTTGATTCAATCGGATGCGGGGACTCAATTGCATTATGGAAAAGGATTAGCTCCCGATGTGAGTTGGCAGAAGCAGATCGGCTATGCGTGGAGACCAGACGAAGTTCGATCGATTCTCGATGCACAACCGGGATTGTCCTTACAGCCTGATGAACACCAATCGCATTACAAGGTGAGTTATTTATGGGATAGCAAAAATGCTCCCAGTATCGCAAAAATCAAAAAAATCCTGCGCGAAGCGGGTGTGCGGGCTAAGGTTCTATTGTCTCTCGGAATGTATTTGGATGTTATTCCCGTCCGGGGCGGGAGCGACCTTTCCTTGCGGCATGTTCTATGGAAATGGGGATTCTCGCCGGAGAATGTCTTGGTGGCCGGAGATTCGGGAAACGACGAAGGGATGCTCACCGGGCGAACCCTGGGTGTGGTTGTTTCGAATTACAGCTCAGAGCTAGAGCGATTGCGAAACAGGCCTCGCATTTACTTCGCATCAGCACCGCATGCACGAGGGATTCTCGAAGGTGTTGACTACTATCACTTCTTAGACCAAATCGTCATTCCGAATGATCACATCGACTGA